In the Haloferula helveola genome, one interval contains:
- a CDS encoding Ig-like domain-containing protein: MKCLPARLLVCLAALGLPAAVSAEDFPLGPIGGTGDGVPGSGLVVVKSVQSGGPGATAGLLAGDFIAGADGIPFGVHSTNSNNGYQGAVQDLGMAIDRAEGGTGIVTLNVIRSGTGGVDIPVTVGTSGELGPAWPAGSSKGDAAYEWCCDEIHAKVNASSNGNFGYNSGWFGIILLSHPDWNSTTGARPFRNSIDKLRTRCEDYLNGRAFEPVEPSIDQALYDSQGPGLENWDVCASTMFLALYRSKTGDTSADTIVQKAAEMVANRVQHWSQYNDAGTVFVAGDGRMGHGGVHGDYSHYNGAGGLNIMNAHAVTALALTKLAGADHTVTPGTTLNDASGDPLPDIEEKFLWCWDRIKVATNVGGGSDDGNVGYVGQQGGGDSSGRTGGAFAGWNLYGLAGTADDNDKAARQEDYLVRRWFRQQHAHAYTLGGVALSQMAMPWVGDRGRRHYQENSRFYTVLSRGPSGSVAYFPGRQNNGGDSYLNKGNVALVNGAIATAIRSGNLPGFPVPDPDQLVFHMKAPVNSWPALEARQARVDSLTKSLEVDITDIDGNVLAPASYTASWTHVSGPGTATFGSPAAATTDVTVPSDGTYRVQLEVTTAGYTLTEPIDLLVDTVAPPAGIAPYVVTEPSSRTASQGESVSFTVDAQGTTPLVYQWRLDGSPIGSASTSPLLSIPNVAAASAGDYDCVISNAYGTTTSDVATLSVDGVGSFGWGGLWRDVYTGISGASVASLTGAASYPNFPDVGEFIAGGEAPQNYADNYGQRIAGWITPPENGDYTFYLATDDASELWLSTDATRANRVLIASEPSYRGYRAWSGAPASAPITLVGGQRYYVEVLHKEGGGGDHCSFTWNWQSPGVWAAPTGGAAPLPGAVLEYQVGGTVSDTAVPPANYVPVADPQSLTIFGGAATPITLTGSDFEPGVLTFTVVDSPSKGVLSGTAPNLTYTPNGGASGTDVLTFEVSDGVNTSTPAEVTITLVPESGSSLKTWEGLTDATWAAGSNWIGGASPGVGDAVLFDTNSVSNLATDTGAGSSVERIVLIDPIGAVSIAGGTLTLADGIEMLAAVEDLTVSAPLTLGGDQAWAVGNGGSLTVSGQLGGSNVLTKSGPGELTLNGTSPFSGSVVVAEGTLRLSGGGWYQGYVGGNTTITVADGATVVNVNSHSFGSSNGAARDFVLDGGSFLLAAETYFRNAELTGGLIDNTVGGGGDIRSRSGGSTVTVRASDESSVIAASFSHVGATTYLVEDGAAFSDLLVTGALTNSGKITKDGDGRMTLSGVNTHTGDIDIMIGRLAVTGSLDAADDVLVEGGATLEGTGSVPGIVTLEGGLEPGVEGTAVFSIGTLNQDPAAVTIVELGGTTAGSGYDQLAVTGTATLAGVLDVLLVDGFVPDVGDSFDVLVAGARVGSFGTIDLPTLPSGRLWQVTEDPVGTPGLQLSVVAGNLPPTFDSDPVVGAGATEDSPYAGTLDGTATDPNPGDVLTYQKLSGPGWLTVDPDGSLSGTPSNADVGLNAFSVEVSDPLGETDTATLEITVANVNDPPAFATDPITGTGGTQNSPYSGTLDGSASDPDAGDVLTYSKVSGPPWLSVAGNGTLTGTPHGGDVGNNVFVVQVEDALGLQDTATLEIFVTNVNDPPVFTADPIVGAAATQDAPYSGTLAGTATDPDAGDTQTFAKTGGPGWLTVAPNGSLSGTPGSGDVGSNAFTVQVTDGGGLTDTATLTIEVSNVNDPPTFTADPINGADATEDSAYSGGLASFADDPDTGDTLTFSKTGGPAWLSVGGDGSLSGTPLNDDVGSNVFTVRVTDLAGEFAEATLAVTVINTNDPPVFSADPILLAGADEDVAFSGETLATYGDDPDVGDTVTFSKVSGPAWLTVAPDGALGGTPPPGSAGTNVFVVRATDGEAAETDASLEIEVTGTSLSLPWESTDIGSPGLAGSASDSGGVFSVSGAGYLDDRQDKFQYVWQTLEDDFTITARVSSLQDTGPDARVGIMVRDTLGGNSRHVFLGVEGSGGFRWVRRTSPGARTATSRSGNSAGGDPWLRLQRVGGMVTAYKSLDGTNWIRLGSLTANLPSTCYLGLVVASGDEAVLNASEFDSVSVTP, from the coding sequence CCACTCGGTCCGATCGGAGGGACCGGCGACGGAGTGCCCGGATCCGGGCTGGTCGTCGTCAAGAGTGTCCAGTCCGGAGGACCGGGCGCCACCGCCGGGCTGCTGGCGGGTGATTTCATCGCCGGCGCCGACGGGATCCCGTTCGGGGTCCACTCGACGAACTCGAACAACGGCTACCAGGGAGCGGTTCAGGATCTCGGCATGGCGATCGACCGGGCCGAGGGCGGAACCGGCATCGTGACCCTCAACGTGATCCGCAGCGGCACCGGCGGCGTCGACATTCCGGTCACCGTCGGCACCTCCGGGGAGCTCGGACCGGCATGGCCCGCGGGGAGTTCGAAGGGCGATGCCGCCTACGAGTGGTGCTGCGACGAGATCCACGCCAAGGTGAATGCCAGTTCGAACGGCAACTTCGGCTACAACAGCGGCTGGTTCGGAATCATCCTGCTGTCGCACCCGGACTGGAACTCGACCACCGGCGCGAGACCGTTCCGCAACTCGATCGACAAGCTCCGCACGCGTTGCGAGGACTACCTGAACGGCCGCGCCTTCGAGCCGGTGGAGCCGAGCATCGACCAGGCGCTCTATGACTCGCAGGGACCGGGGCTTGAAAACTGGGACGTCTGCGCAAGTACGATGTTTCTCGCACTTTACCGCTCGAAGACGGGCGACACTTCGGCCGACACGATCGTCCAGAAAGCCGCCGAGATGGTGGCCAACCGGGTCCAGCACTGGAGCCAATACAACGACGCCGGCACCGTCTTTGTTGCGGGTGACGGACGCATGGGACACGGCGGCGTGCACGGTGACTACTCGCACTACAACGGCGCGGGCGGGCTCAACATCATGAACGCCCACGCGGTCACCGCGCTGGCGCTGACCAAGCTGGCCGGGGCGGATCACACCGTGACACCGGGGACGACGCTGAACGACGCTTCGGGCGATCCCTTGCCCGACATCGAGGAGAAATTCCTGTGGTGCTGGGACCGGATCAAGGTCGCGACCAATGTTGGCGGCGGATCCGACGACGGCAATGTCGGCTACGTCGGCCAGCAGGGCGGTGGCGACAGTTCCGGCCGCACCGGCGGAGCCTTCGCCGGATGGAATCTCTACGGCCTGGCCGGAACGGCGGACGACAACGACAAGGCGGCGCGCCAGGAGGACTATCTCGTGCGGCGTTGGTTCCGGCAGCAGCACGCGCACGCCTACACCCTTGGCGGTGTCGCGCTGTCGCAAATGGCGATGCCGTGGGTCGGTGACCGCGGCCGCCGCCACTATCAGGAGAACTCGCGCTTTTACACCGTGCTGTCGCGCGGCCCGAGCGGTTCGGTCGCCTACTTCCCCGGTCGCCAGAACAACGGTGGCGACAGCTATCTGAACAAGGGCAACGTCGCGCTGGTGAACGGGGCGATCGCGACCGCGATCCGGTCGGGCAACCTGCCCGGTTTCCCGGTTCCCGATCCCGACCAGCTCGTGTTCCACATGAAGGCTCCGGTGAACTCCTGGCCGGCGCTCGAGGCGCGTCAGGCACGGGTGGACTCGCTGACGAAATCGCTCGAGGTCGACATCACCGACATCGACGGCAACGTGCTCGCCCCGGCAAGCTACACCGCGAGTTGGACGCATGTTTCCGGACCCGGAACGGCCACCTTCGGCAGCCCTGCCGCCGCGACGACCGATGTCACGGTTCCCTCGGACGGCACCTACCGGGTGCAGCTGGAAGTGACGACCGCGGGCTACACGCTGACCGAGCCGATCGATTTGCTGGTCGATACGGTGGCGCCTCCCGCGGGCATCGCACCTTACGTGGTGACGGAGCCATCGTCGCGCACCGCTTCCCAAGGCGAGTCCGTGAGTTTCACCGTCGATGCCCAAGGCACCACGCCACTCGTCTACCAATGGCGTCTCGACGGATCGCCGATCGGCTCCGCCAGCACCTCGCCGTTGCTGAGCATTCCAAACGTGGCCGCGGCTTCCGCGGGAGACTACGACTGCGTGATCTCCAATGCCTACGGGACGACCACCAGCGACGTGGCGACGCTGAGCGTCGATGGGGTCGGCAGCTTCGGTTGGGGTGGGCTTTGGCGCGACGTCTACACGGGCATTTCCGGGGCCTCGGTCGCTTCCCTGACCGGTGCCGCTTCCTATCCGAACTTCCCGGACGTGGGTGAGTTCATTGCCGGCGGTGAGGCTCCGCAGAACTACGCCGACAACTACGGGCAACGGATCGCCGGCTGGATCACACCGCCGGAGAATGGCGACTACACATTCTACCTCGCGACCGACGATGCTTCGGAACTCTGGCTCTCGACCGACGCCACACGGGCGAACCGGGTGCTGATCGCGTCGGAGCCGAGCTATCGTGGGTATCGCGCTTGGTCGGGAGCACCCGCTTCCGCTCCGATCACCCTTGTTGGCGGCCAACGCTACTACGTCGAGGTTCTCCACAAGGAAGGCGGTGGCGGCGACCACTGCAGCTTCACCTGGAACTGGCAGTCGCCGGGAGTGTGGGCCGCCCCGACGGGTGGCGCTGCTCCCTTGCCGGGCGCGGTGCTTGAATACCAGGTCGGCGGCACGGTCAGTGACACCGCGGTTCCGCCGGCGAACTACGTGCCGGTCGCCGATCCTCAGAGCCTGACCATTTTCGGCGGAGCCGCGACACCGATCACGCTGACCGGAAGCGACTTCGAACCCGGGGTACTGACCTTCACGGTCGTCGACAGCCCGTCGAAGGGCGTTTTGAGCGGAACCGCTCCCAATCTCACCTACACCCCCAATGGTGGCGCATCGGGCACCGACGTTTTGACCTTCGAAGTGAGCGATGGCGTCAACACATCGACCCCGGCTGAGGTTACGATCACGCTGGTCCCCGAGTCCGGCAGCAGTCTCAAGACCTGGGAAGGTCTGACCGACGCGACCTGGGCGGCGGGATCGAACTGGATCGGTGGTGCTTCTCCCGGCGTTGGTGACGCGGTGCTTTTCGATACCAACTCGGTTTCCAATCTCGCGACCGATACCGGTGCCGGCTCCAGCGTCGAAAGGATCGTGCTGATCGACCCGATCGGTGCGGTTTCGATTGCCGGTGGAACGCTGACGCTTGCCGATGGCATCGAAATGCTGGCGGCGGTCGAGGACCTGACGGTTTCGGCGCCGCTGACACTGGGCGGCGACCAGGCCTGGGCGGTCGGAAACGGCGGCAGCCTGACGGTCAGCGGGCAGCTGGGTGGATCGAACGTGCTTACCAAGTCCGGTCCCGGCGAACTCACGCTGAACGGCACCAGCCCGTTTTCCGGAAGCGTGGTCGTGGCGGAGGGAACGCTGCGCCTGAGCGGTGGCGGATGGTATCAGGGGTACGTCGGCGGAAACACGACAATCACCGTAGCCGACGGCGCGACCGTGGTGAACGTCAACTCGCACTCGTTCGGAAGCTCGAACGGAGCGGCGCGGGACTTCGTTCTCGACGGGGGTTCCTTCCTGCTCGCGGCCGAGACTTACTTCAGGAACGCCGAACTGACCGGCGGATTGATCGACAACACGGTCGGCGGAGGTGGCGACATCCGCTCGCGTTCGGGTGGTTCGACCGTGACCGTGCGCGCCTCGGACGAGTCGTCGGTCATCGCGGCGAGCTTCAGCCACGTCGGCGCGACCACCTATCTCGTCGAGGACGGGGCCGCATTCAGCGACCTGCTGGTCACCGGCGCCCTGACAAACTCCGGCAAGATCACCAAGGATGGCGACGGCCGCATGACCCTTTCCGGTGTGAACACCCACACCGGCGACATCGACATCATGATCGGCCGGTTGGCGGTCACCGGCTCGCTCGACGCGGCCGATGATGTGCTGGTCGAAGGCGGCGCGACTCTCGAAGGAACGGGATCGGTCCCCGGAATCGTGACTCTCGAAGGCGGGCTCGAGCCCGGTGTGGAAGGCACCGCGGTGTTCAGTATCGGTACCCTGAACCAGGACCCGGCGGCCGTGACGATCGTCGAACTCGGAGGAACGACGGCTGGAAGCGGATACGACCAGCTAGCCGTCACCGGGACCGCCACTCTGGCGGGCGTGCTCGATGTGCTGCTGGTGGATGGATTCGTGCCCGACGTCGGCGACAGCTTCGATGTCCTCGTGGCCGGCGCACGCGTCGGTTCGTTCGGCACGATCGATCTGCCGACGCTTCCCTCGGGTCGGCTGTGGCAGGTGACCGAGGATCCGGTAGGGACTCCCGGACTGCAACTTTCCGTGGTTGCCGGCAACCTGCCTCCGACTTTCGACTCCGATCCCGTGGTCGGCGCGGGTGCCACCGAAGACTCGCCATATGCCGGCACGCTCGATGGCACGGCGACCGACCCGAATCCGGGGGACGTCCTGACCTACCAGAAGCTTTCCGGTCCGGGCTGGCTGACCGTCGATCCGGACGGAAGCCTGTCCGGAACACCGTCGAATGCGGACGTCGGCCTCAATGCCTTTTCGGTCGAGGTCAGCGATCCCCTCGGCGAGACCGACACCGCGACGCTTGAGATCACGGTGGCGAACGTCAACGACCCGCCCGCCTTCGCGACCGATCCGATCACCGGCACCGGCGGCACTCAGAACTCACCGTATTCCGGCACCTTGGACGGCAGCGCATCCGATCCGGACGCCGGCGATGTGCTTACCTACTCGAAGGTCTCCGGGCCGCCGTGGCTTTCGGTGGCTGGAAATGGCACACTCACGGGAACACCGCACGGCGGAGACGTGGGCAACAACGTGTTCGTGGTGCAGGTCGAAGATGCCCTCGGCCTCCAGGACACGGCGACGCTTGAGATCTTCGTCACCAACGTCAACGACCCGCCGGTCTTCACCGCTGACCCGATCGTCGGGGCTGCCGCGACGCAGGACGCTCCGTACAGCGGCACTCTCGCGGGAACGGCCACGGATCCCGACGCAGGAGACACCCAGACTTTCGCAAAAACCGGGGGCCCGGGATGGCTCACGGTGGCACCGAACGGCAGTCTGTCCGGCACTCCTGGGAGCGGTGATGTCGGGTCGAATGCTTTCACCGTTCAGGTGACCGACGGCGGAGGTCTGACCGACACCGCCACGCTCACCATCGAGGTCAGCAACGTGAACGACCCGCCGACCTTCACCGCCGACCCGATCAATGGCGCGGATGCCACCGAGGACTCGGCCTACTCCGGCGGTCTCGCATCCTTCGCCGATGACCCGGACACGGGCGACACGCTCACCTTCAGCAAGACCGGTGGTCCGGCGTGGCTATCCGTCGGGGGCGACGGCTCCCTGTCGGGTACGCCGCTCAATGATGACGTCGGAAGCAATGTCTTCACCGTGCGGGTCACCGACCTCGCCGGTGAGTTCGCCGAAGCGACCTTGGCCGTGACGGTGATCAACACCAACGACCCGCCGGTCTTCTCCGCCGATCCGATCCTGTTGGCAGGAGCCGACGAGGATGTCGCTTTCTCGGGCGAGACGCTGGCGACCTACGGCGATGACCCGGATGTCGGTGACACGGTGACGTTCTCCAAGGTCAGCGGTCCCGCATGGTTGACGGTGGCGCCGGACGGCGCGCTCGGCGGCACGCCTCCTCCGGGAAGTGCCGGAACGAATGTCTTCGTCGTTCGCGCGACCGATGGTGAAGCCGCGGAGACCGATGCCTCGCTGGAGATCGAGGTCACCGGAACGTCCCTCTCTCTGCCATGGGAAAGCACCGACATCGGCTCGCCCGGGCTGGCCGGGTCGGCCTCCGACAGCGGGGGAGTATTCAGCGTTTCGGGAGCGGGCTACCTCGATGACCGGCAGGACAAGTTCCAGTATGTGTGGCAGACGCTCGAGGATGACTTCACGATCACCGCGCGGGTGAGCTCACTGCAGGATACCGGCCCGGATGCGAGGGTCGGCATCATGGTGCGCGACACGCTCGGCGGGAACTCGCGCCATGTCTTCCTCGGTGTCGAGGGTTCCGGCGGCTTCCGTTGGGTCCGCCGGACGAGTCCCGGCGCGCGGACCGCCACGTCCCGCAGCGGCAACAGCGCGGGTGGTGATCCGTGGCTGCGACTCCAGCGTGTCGGTGGAATGGTGACGGCCTACAAGAGCCTCGACGGAACCAACTGGATCCGGCTCGGCTCGCTGACCGCCAACCTGCCGTCGACCTGCTACCTCGGTCTCGTGGTCGCGAGTGGCGATGAGGCGGTGCTCAACGCGTCGGAATTCGATTCGGTGAGCGTCACGCCCTGA